The segment TCTGCTGTTTGTGGTGTTCTTTGCCATCTATCTGATCACCATGGTGGGGAATATTGGTATGGTGGCACTGATATTTACACACCGTCGACTTCACACACCAATGTACATCTTTCTGGGAAACCTGGCTCTTGTGGATTCTTGCTGTGCCTGTGCCATTACCCCCAAAATGTTACAGAACTTCTTTTCTGAGGACAAAAGGATTTCCCTCTATGAATGTACagtacagttttattttctctgcacTGTGGAAACTGCAGACTGCTTTCTTCTGGCAGCAATGGCCTATGACCGCTATGTGGCTATATGCAGCCCACTGCAGTACCACATCATGATGTCCAAGAAACTCTGCATTCAGATGACCACAGGGGCCTTCATAGCTGGAAACCTGCATTCCATGATTCATGTAGGGCTTGTATTTAGGTTAGTTTTCTGTGGATCGAATCACATCAAC is part of the Piliocolobus tephrosceles isolate RC106 unplaced genomic scaffold, ASM277652v3 unscaffolded_38541, whole genome shotgun sequence genome and harbors:
- the LOC113223084 gene encoding olfactory receptor 5K1-like — protein: MVGNIGMVALIFTHRRLHTPMYIFLGNLALVDSCCACAITPKMLQNFFSEDKRISLYECTVQFYFLCTVETADCFLLAAMAYDRYVAICSPLQYHIMMSKKLCIQMTTGAFIAGNLHSMIHVGLVFRLVFCGSNHINHFYCDILPLYRLSRVDPYINELVLFIFSGSVQVFTIGSVLISYLYILLTIFRMKSKEGRAKAFSTCASHFLSVSLFYGSLFFMYIRPNLLEEWDKDIPAAILFTIVVPLLNPFIYSLRNREVISVLRKILMKK